The proteins below are encoded in one region of Coffea arabica cultivar ET-39 chromosome 4c, Coffea Arabica ET-39 HiFi, whole genome shotgun sequence:
- the LOC113738704 gene encoding UDP-glycosyltransferase 83A1-like — MARRPHVMVVAPPAQGHVRPLLKLSHQIASQGIKVTFVNTEIIHAKVVAAMSDSKNEEIGGVTLVSVPDGVEQEDDRKDIFKFTECFQRTMPGNLKDLIQRTNDSNEDEPIRFVLVGATIGWLLEVVQDLGIKQAAFWTGSPAGLAFFCHVPKLIEDGVLDMNGNIVENDQASISEEIPAWNCSELPWHFPGEQKLQKLFFDMGLVIRPTAQHVKWILCNAPYELHSQACDLVPNILPVGPFLTTTENSASTGSFWLEDTSCLSWLDGQEAGSVVYVAFGSIAVFSKQQFDEIALGLELSGQPFLWVVRSDLANGSPVAYPDGFLERVADRGKIVEWSPQENVLAHPSIAVFLTHCGWNSTMEGASLGVPFLCWPYFADQFYNQKYICDIWKVGLKVNPGEDGIRSRTEISTKIQQGICDDNIRINASKLKDLCQKCLSKGGSSFENFKKFIDHLRS; from the exons ATGGCCCGGCGGCCACACGTCATGGTGGTGGCGCCCCCAGCCCAAGGTCATGTCAGGCCGCTCTTGAAGTTGTCGCACCAAATTGCTAGTCAGGGAATCAAGGTCACGTTTGTTAACACCGAGATCATACATGCAAAAGTCGTTGCTGCGATGTCAGATAGCAAAAATGAGGAAATTGGAGGTGTCACACTAGTATCAGTCCCTGATGGAGTAGAGCAGGAAGATGATCGAAAAGACATCTTCAAGTTCACAGAGTGTTTTCAAAGAACCATGCCTGGCAATTTGAAGGACTTGATTCAAAGGACTAATGATTCAAACGAGGACGAGCCTATCAGGTTTGTCCTAGTTGGGGCAACAATTGGGTGGCTATTAGAAGTTGTTCAAGATTTAGGCATTAAACAGGCTGCCTTTTGGACTGGCTCACCAGCAGGTTTGGCCTTCTTCTGTCATGTTCCTAAGCTTATTGAAGATGGAGTTCTGGATATGAACG GAAATATAGTAGAAAATGATCAAGCAAGTATTTCTGAAGAAATTCCAGCTTGGAACTGTTCTGAATTACCTTGGCATTTCCCCGGTgagcaaaaattacaaaaactgttttttgaTATGGGACTGGTTATCCGTCCAACAGCTCAGCACGTAAAGTGGATTCTCTGCAATGCACCTTACGAACTTCACTCACAAGCTTGTGACTTGGTCCCGAACATTCTTCCTGTTGGGCCATTTCTGACAACTACTGAAAATTCTGCCTCTACTGGAAGTTTTTGGCTGGAGGATACCTCTTGCTTAAGCTGGCTAGACGGACAAGAAGCCGGCTCCGTTGTTTATGTCGCTTTTGGTAGTATAGCAGTTTTCAGTAAACAGCAATTTGATGAAATTGCTTTGGGTCTTGAGCTATCAGGACAGCCATTTCTGTGGGTTGTTCGATCAGACCTTGCTAATGGATCACCTGTTGCCTATCCTGATGGTTTCCTGGAGAGAGTCGCTGATCGTGGGAAAATTGTCGAGTGGTCACCTCAAGAAAATGTGTTAGCTCATCCATCTATTGCTGTTTTCCTAACCCATTGTGGATGGAACTCGACAATGGAAGGAGCAAGTCTTGGGGTCCCATTTTTGTGCTGGCCTTATTTTGCGGATCAGTTCTACAACCAGAAGTACATTTGTGATATCTGGAAGGTTGGTTTGAAAGTAAATCCTGGTGAAGATGGTATCAGATCAAGGACTGAAATTAGCACAAAAATACAACAGGGAATTTGTGATGATAACATCAGAATAAATGCATCCAAGCTGAAGGATTTGTGTCAGAAATGTCTCAGCAAAGGTGGATcttcttttgaaaatttcaagaagttcatTGATCATCTGAGGAGTTGa